The following proteins are encoded in a genomic region of Phragmites australis chromosome 9, lpPhrAust1.1, whole genome shotgun sequence:
- the LOC133928504 gene encoding receptor-like protein kinase HERK 1 encodes MAMDRTIKLVLGISVVIWILGTCNADFTPADNYLINCGSMVDATVGQRVFVADNSGSTILTSPQSIAAITSSNSVSSFDDAALYQTSRIFTAPSSYSFKIKSRGRHFVRLYFFPFRYQSYDLATANFKVSTQDVVLLNSFSVPSSSPPVFKEYSLNITRDMLILTFVPLGNSTPLSFINAIEVISVPDNLITDSAQTVDPVGQYLGLSTQPMQTFYRVNVGGPKVTAENDTLWRTWAIDQSFFLNSTATRVVNYSGKLNYQRGLATLEDAPDSVYNTARQLAVQNNTSSVSNMTWQFNVDGRSSYLIRFHFCDIVSKAAYQLYFDVYVDSWSASKDLDLSTLGFSNLAVPYYMDIVLLSSDLSGKLSVSIGPSSLKNAALDGILNGLEIMKMNISTGTVDIVAPPSVAKRHLAVILGSALGVVAAVIIATVICIFFRRKKKPQPPSTSRPSSSWTPLNGLSFLTTGSRTTSRTTLTSGTTSDTSYRIPFVVLQDATNHFDEQMVIGVGGFGKVYKAVMQDGSKVAVKRGNQKSHQGLREFQTEIELLSGLRHRHLVSLIGYCDEHNEMILVYEYMEKGTLKSHLYGSEMPPLSWKKRLEICIGSARGLHYLHTGFAKSIIHRDVKSANILLDECLLAKVSDFGLSKVGPEFDQTHVSTAVKGSFGYLDPEYFRRQKLTDKSDVYSFGVVLLEVICARPVIDPTLPRDMINLAEWAVKWQKRGQLDQIVDQRIAGTIRPEALRKFGETVEKCLAEYGVERPTMGDVLWNLEFVLQLQEAGPDISKIDSMNQISELPSNTKRVSSLDLSTAVESRMPIDYSDMSTSNAFSQLINAEGR; translated from the coding sequence ATGGCCATGGATAGGACTATTAAGCTAGTTCTAGGCATTTCTGTGGTCATCTGGATTCTTGGCACCTGCAATGCTGATTTCACCCCTGCGGACAACTACCTCATCAACTGCGGTTCCATGGTCGACGCGACTGTCGGCCAGAGGGTTTTCGTGGCTGACAATTCCGGTTCCACTATATTGACATCCCCTCAGAGCATTGCTGCAATCACCTCATCGAATTCAGTCTCCAGTTTCGACGATGCTGCGCTGTATCAAACCTCCAGGATATTCACTGCACCGTCGTCCTACTCcttcaagatcaagagccgTGGCCGGCATTTTGTCCGGCTCTACTTCTTCCCTTTCAGATACCAGAGCTATGATCTTGCCACGGCAAACTTCAAAGTGTCGACGCAAGATGTTGTTCTCCTCAACAGTTTCAGTGTGCCGAGCAGTTCGCCGCCAGTGTTCAAAGAGTATTCTTTGAACATTACCAGGGACATGCTCATTCTTACATTTGTACCACTTGGGAACAGCACACCCTTGTCCTTCATCAATGCTATTGAGGTCATCTCGGTTCCTGATAATCTAATAACTGATTCGGCGCAAACTGTGGATCCTGTCGGTCAGTATCTTGGCCTGTCGACGCAACCAATGCAGACATTCTACAGGGTCAATGTAGGGGGACCAAAGGTTACTGCTGAAAATGACACACTCTGGCGAACATGGGCTATCGATCAGAGTTTCTTCTTGAATTCCACTGCCACCAGAGTTGTTAATTACTCAGGAAAGCTAAATTACCAAAGAGGATTAGCGACACTGGAGGATGCACCGGACAGTGTCTACAACACTGCAAGACAGTTGGCTGTGCAGAACAACACCAGCTCTGTGTCCAATATGACATGGCAATTCAATGTTGACGGCCGTTCAAGCTATCTCATCCGGTTCCATTTCTGTGACATAGTGAGCAAGGCTGCGTATCAGCTCTACTTTGATGTTTATGTGGATAGCTGGTCAGCGTCGAAAGATCTTGATCTCTCCACTCTAGGTTTTAGTAACTTGGCAGTGCCGTATTACATGGATATTGTCTTGCTATCAAGTGATCTGTCTGGTAAGCTCAGCGTCAGCATTGGCCCTTCCAGCTTAAAGAATGCGGCGCTGGATGGCATCCTGAATGGTCTGGAGATCATGAAGATGAACATTAGTACCGGGACTGTTGACATCGTGGCACCACCGTCAGTCGCAAAGCGGCATCTCGCTGTCATATTGGGCTCCGCTCTTGGAGTTGTTGCTGCTGTCATCATTGCTACTGTTATCTGCATCTTCttcagaagaaagaagaagccaCAGCCACCATCGACAAGTCGGCCCTCTAGTTCTTGGACACCACTCAATGGTCTTAGCTTCCTTACCACAGGTAGCCGAACCACCAGCCGGACCACTCTTACATCTGGAACTACCAGTGACACGAGCTACCGGATTCCTTTTGTTGTGCTGCAAGATGCGACAAATCACTTTGATGAGCAAATGGTCATTGGAGTTGGAGGCTTTGGGAAGGTCTACAAAGCAGTGATGCAAGATGGTAGTAAAGTTGCAGTAAAGCGGGGCAACCAGAAGTCTCACCAAGGGTTGAGGGAATTCCAGACTGAGATCGAGCTGCTGTCAGGGCTGCGACACCGTCATCTTGTGTCGCTGATTGGTTACTGTGATGAACACAACGAAATGATCTTGGTGTACGAGTACATGGAGAAAGGCACTCTGAAGAGTCATTTGTATGGCAGTGAGATGCCTCCTCTCAGCTGGAAGAAAAGGCTGGAAATCTGCATAGGATCTGCAAGAGGGCTCCACTATCTTCACACCGGTTTTGCAAAATCAATTATCCATCGTGATGTCAAGTCAGCAAATATTCTCCTTGACGAATGTCTCTTGGCCAAGGTTTCTGATTTTGGCCTCTCAAAGGTTGGTCCTGAATTTGATCAGACACATGTTAGCACGGCAGTGAAAGGGAGTTTCGGGTATCTTGACCCTGAGTACTTCCGGAGACAGAAGCTGACCGACAAGTCAGATGTATACTCATTTGGTGTAGTGTTGCTCGAGGTGATCTGTGCAAGGCCGGTAATCGACCCAACTCTTCCGAGAGATATGATTAACCTTGCAGAGTGGGCTGTTAAGTGGCAAAAGAGAGGACAGCTTGATCAGATCGTCGACCAAAGGATCGCTGGGACAATCAGGCCTGAAGCATTGAGGAAGTTTGGAGAGACGGTTGAGAAATGCCTTGCAGAATATGGCGTCGAGCGTCCTACGATGGGCGATGTGCTATGGAACCTGGAGTTTGTGCTGCAGCTGCAGGAGGCAGGCCCGGACATCTCCAAAATCGATAGCATGAATCAGATCTCTGAATTGCCTTCAAATACCAAGAGAGTAAGCTCCCTAGATCTAAGCACTGCAGTTGAAAGCCGTATGCCAATCGATTATTCTGACATGTCGACAAGTAACGCCTTCTCACAGCTGATCAATGCTGAGGGGAGGTGA